From Methanosarcina lacustris Z-7289, one genomic window encodes:
- a CDS encoding 4Fe-4S dicluster domain-containing protein — translation MVIKMIDPGTCIGCGTCVATCPTDVIRMNYQTKHAVIMYPEDCQICNMCVNFCPVDAITVTADKSMPILIAWG, via the coding sequence ATGGTTATCAAAATGATCGACCCGGGTACGTGCATCGGCTGTGGCACCTGTGTGGCTACCTGTCCTACCGATGTGATTCGTATGAATTACCAAACCAAACACGCAGTGATAATGTACCCCGAAGACTGTCAGATCTGTAATATGTGCGTGAACTTCTGCCCGGTGGACGCCATCACCGTCACAGCGGACAAATCTATGCCCATTCTAATCGCCTGGGGATAA
- a CDS encoding restriction endonuclease subunit S, whose amino-acid sequence MKTIKSLTEAEISELPILPDEWKWTKIGDLCDLINGRAFKPTEWSSHGTPIVRIQNLNNKEADFNYCDFRVEDKYYLNNGQLLFAWSGTPGTSFGAHIWSRGEAVLNQHIFKVNINESYTDKKFLMYVMNWNVTEYVKKAHGTAGLAHITKNKFETSFISFPPLPEQRAIVSKIELLFSELDNGIDNLKLAQAQLKVYRQAVLKKAFEGELTKKWREQLTDLPDAGDLLEQIRKEREEAAKVSGKKQKSIQSLTEDELAELTRLPEGWRWTRLGQVVWSVKDGPHYSPKYEENGIPFISGGNVRPSGVDFSNTKYISKELHEELSKRCKPELNDILYTKGGTTGIARVNTYDFDFNVWVHVAVLKTIKSIYPFYLQHALNSFHCYRQSQKYTHGVGNQDLGLTRMILITLPICSLPEQHTIVQEIETRLSVCDKIEQDIKENLEKAEALRQSILKKAFEGKLLNERELAEVRRAEDWEPAEVLLERIRVEKAASGKKGRS is encoded by the coding sequence ATGAAAACGATTAAATCTCTAACTGAAGCCGAAATTTCTGAATTGCCTATATTGCCAGATGAATGGAAATGGACGAAAATTGGTGATTTATGTGATTTGATCAATGGAAGAGCCTTTAAACCTACTGAATGGTCTTCACATGGTACTCCAATTGTGAGAATTCAAAACTTGAATAATAAAGAAGCAGACTTCAATTATTGTGATTTTCGGGTAGAGGATAAATATTACTTAAATAATGGACAGCTTTTATTTGCTTGGTCGGGTACACCGGGAACTTCTTTTGGAGCTCATATTTGGAGTCGAGGAGAGGCTGTTCTTAACCAACATATATTCAAAGTCAATATAAATGAATCCTATACGGACAAAAAATTTCTGATGTATGTAATGAATTGGAATGTTACAGAATATGTGAAAAAAGCGCATGGTACAGCAGGTTTAGCCCATATTACTAAAAACAAATTTGAAACTTCTTTTATTTCATTTCCTCCTCTCCCTGAACAACGCGCCATTGTCTCAAAAATCGAGCTTCTCTTCAGCGAACTGGATAACGGCATTGACAACCTCAAACTGGCACAGGCACAGCTCAAGGTATATCGGCAAGCGGTGCTGAAGAAAGCATTTGAGGGAGAGCTTACGAAAAAATGGCGGGAGCAGCTGACAGATTTGCCGGATGCAGGGGATTTGCTGGAACAAATCAGGAAGGAAAGGGAAGAAGCTGCAAAAGTCTCCGGCAAAAAACAAAAATCCATTCAGTCACTCACTGAAGATGAATTGGCGGAGTTGACGAGGTTGCCGGAGGGATGGAGATGGACGAGGTTAGGTCAAGTCGTATGGTCAGTTAAAGATGGACCTCATTACAGCCCTAAATATGAAGAAAACGGAATTCCATTCATTTCTGGCGGTAATGTAAGACCTTCGGGGGTCGATTTTTCTAATACTAAGTATATTTCAAAGGAACTGCATGAGGAATTATCTAAAAGATGTAAACCCGAGTTAAATGATATCTTGTATACTAAAGGAGGAACAACTGGTATTGCAAGAGTTAATACTTACGATTTTGATTTTAATGTTTGGGTTCATGTAGCTGTTCTTAAAACTATAAAATCCATCTATCCTTTTTATCTACAACATGCATTGAATTCCTTTCATTGCTATCGTCAATCTCAAAAATATACACATGGAGTAGGTAATCAAGATTTGGGATTAACAAGAATGATATTAATCACTTTACCGATTTGCTCCCTTCCAGAACAACATACCATTGTTCAGGAAATCGAAACACGCCTTTCAGTCTGCGATAAGATAGAGCAGGATATCAAAGAGAATCTGGAAAAAGCCGAAGCACTGCGGCAGAGTATTTTGAAAAAAGCGTTTGAGGGGAAGTTGCTTAATGAAAGAGAGCTGGCAGAGGTTCGAAGGGCAGAGGATTGGGAACCGGCTGAGGTTTTGCTGGAAAGAATAAGGGTGGAAAAGGCAGCCAGCGGCAAGAAGGGTAGATCATGA
- a CDS encoding Lcl C-terminal domain-containing protein, with protein sequence MKKNLLKIALVAMMVIAISFSGCTEQTNAQEIESPAQEEAATGITYPLVDTGQTTCYDDDGNETDCPESGEAFSGQDAQFTGNLFSYTDNGDGTVTDEVTGLMWQQTPASTGLNWEEANDYCESLELGGYDDWRMPTLKELYSISDFSQGWPYLDTAYFDLAEKNVSKDEQYWSADYYVGTTVEGRSEAAFGVNSGTGHIKAYPATVSGRMGNYVRAVRGNSYGINDFEANGDGTVTDHATGLMWQQADSGSGMDWEAALAYAENSTLAGYDDWRLPNVKELQSIVDYTHSPSADEESNIGPAIDTDFFEISELAPGTTNYNPDYGYFWTSTSAYFNPGDPVYYYAWYVAFGTATDNNGSDMHGAGGVRFDTKYEGGALGEGGERYYNYVRLVRG encoded by the coding sequence ATGAAGAAAAATTTATTAAAAATTGCCCTTGTTGCGATGATGGTCATCGCAATCTCATTTTCCGGCTGCACGGAGCAGACGAATGCACAGGAAATTGAATCGCCAGCTCAGGAGGAGGCCGCCACCGGTATAACGTATCCCCTTGTTGACACCGGCCAGACTACCTGTTATGACGATGATGGAAACGAAACCGACTGCCCTGAATCCGGTGAAGCATTTTCTGGCCAGGATGCCCAGTTTACAGGCAATCTTTTCAGTTACACCGACAACGGCGACGGTACGGTAACGGATGAAGTTACTGGACTGATGTGGCAGCAGACACCCGCCAGTACCGGCTTAAACTGGGAAGAAGCGAATGACTATTGTGAATCCCTGGAACTTGGTGGATATGACGACTGGCGCATGCCCACTTTGAAGGAACTGTATTCCATAAGTGACTTTTCTCAGGGATGGCCTTATCTGGATACAGCCTATTTTGACCTGGCCGAAAAAAACGTGAGCAAAGATGAACAATACTGGTCTGCTGACTATTACGTTGGCACGACGGTAGAGGGCAGATCGGAAGCGGCGTTTGGTGTGAATTCTGGAACAGGCCACATCAAGGCGTATCCTGCAACCGTTTCTGGTCGCATGGGAAACTATGTACGTGCGGTTAGAGGCAATTCATATGGTATTAATGATTTCGAGGCAAATGGGGACGGTACGGTCACTGACCACGCCACCGGTTTGATGTGGCAGCAGGCAGACAGTGGCAGCGGCATGGACTGGGAAGCGGCTCTGGCATACGCTGAGAATTCTACGCTGGCAGGCTACGATGACTGGCGCTTGCCCAATGTAAAGGAGCTTCAGAGCATCGTTGATTATACCCACTCCCCCAGTGCCGACGAGGAATCAAATATAGGCCCTGCAATTGATACTGATTTCTTTGAAATCAGCGAACTTGCTCCCGGGACGACAAACTACAACCCGGATTACGGCTATTTCTGGACAAGTACCAGCGCTTATTTCAACCCGGGTGACCCAGTGTACTATTATGCCTGGTATGTGGCCTTCGGAACTGCAACTGATAATAACGGCAGTGACATGCACGGCGCCGGAGGTGTTCGGTTTGACACAAAATACGAAGGTGGAGCATTGGGCGAAGGCGGCGAACGATATTATAACTATGTCCGCCTTGTGCGGGGATGA
- a CDS encoding RNA-binding domain-containing protein: MISEQLKSIIRDGEGLTVEFKECKTQINRDVYETVCAFLNRNGGHIVLGVDDNRNITGIDKDALPQIKKDLVTALNNPQIINPPLYILPETVNIEGKILLYLNIPESSQVHRCKGKIFDRNEDGDLDVTNHPDAVAHLYIRKQSSFSENRIYPYVRLEDLRSDLIQRVRKMVRAENPNHPWATMNDEELLSSARLYQHDYQTGKEGYTLAAILLLGKDEVIQSVLPHFKTDAILRRINLDRYDDRDDIRTNLIESYDRLMAFVAKHLPDPFYLEKDQRISLRDHIFREVVANMLIHREYINGFPAKFIIGTDQVVAENANRPHGHGRINPSNFTPYPKNPVIARFFKEIGRADELGSGVRNLYQYTRIYSGGADPQLLEGDVFKIIVPVTPQATPQATPQATPQAENDKINALLEYCIEPRSREEIQEFMGLKDRKHLRVEILNPLIQEGKIFLTIPEKPSSPNQKYYSNLKDSNHV, translated from the coding sequence ATGATCTCTGAGCAATTGAAGAGCATCATCCGGGACGGCGAAGGTCTTACCGTGGAATTTAAGGAGTGCAAAACTCAGATAAACCGTGATGTGTACGAGACAGTCTGTGCTTTTCTAAATCGCAATGGAGGACATATTGTTCTTGGAGTTGATGACAACAGGAATATCACAGGAATTGATAAAGATGCTCTGCCACAGATCAAAAAAGATCTTGTTACTGCGCTGAATAACCCGCAAATTATCAATCCTCCTTTGTACATATTGCCGGAGACTGTAAACATTGAAGGAAAAATCCTTCTCTATCTCAATATTCCTGAAAGTTCACAGGTTCACCGCTGTAAAGGAAAAATATTTGACAGGAATGAGGATGGGGATCTGGATGTAACCAATCATCCTGATGCTGTGGCTCACCTCTATATTCGAAAACAGAGCTCATTTTCAGAGAACCGCATTTATCCCTATGTCAGACTGGAAGACCTCAGGAGCGACCTTATCCAGAGAGTACGGAAAATGGTCCGTGCCGAGAACCCAAATCATCCATGGGCAACAATGAACGATGAGGAGCTTTTAAGCAGTGCCCGTTTGTATCAACATGATTACCAGACCGGCAAAGAAGGTTATACTCTTGCTGCTATTCTTTTGCTGGGCAAGGATGAGGTTATCCAGAGCGTACTACCCCATTTCAAGACTGATGCAATCCTTCGCAGAATAAACCTTGACCGTTATGATGACAGGGACGACATCCGCACCAACCTGATCGAAAGTTATGACAGGCTCATGGCTTTTGTTGCAAAACATCTGCCAGACCCTTTCTATCTGGAAAAGGATCAGAGAATCAGCCTGAGAGACCATATTTTCAGAGAAGTTGTTGCAAATATGCTCATCCACAGGGAATACATAAACGGTTTTCCTGCAAAATTCATAATTGGAACTGATCAGGTTGTTGCAGAGAACGCGAACCGCCCACATGGACACGGCAGAATTAATCCTTCCAATTTCACACCATACCCTAAAAATCCGGTAATTGCTCGCTTTTTCAAAGAGATTGGAAGGGCGGATGAGTTAGGTTCAGGCGTCAGGAATCTCTACCAGTATACAAGAATTTATTCCGGTGGAGCTGACCCGCAGCTTCTTGAAGGAGACGTTTTTAAGATCATTGTTCCTGTCACCCCCCAGGCTACCCCCCAAGCTACCCCCCAGGCTACCCCCCAAGCTGAAAATGACAAAATCAACGCATTATTAGAATATTGTATTGAACCAAGAAGTAGAGAAGAAATTCAAGAGTTTATGGGATTAAAAGATAGGAAACATTTGAGAGTAGAAATCTTAAATCCACTTATTCAAGAAGGAAAAATCTTCCTCACTATTCCTGAAAAACCAAGCAGCCCGAATCAAAAATATTATTCCAATCTCAAGGATTCAAACCATGTCTGA
- a CDS encoding FAD-dependent oxidoreductase produces the protein MNTLNQGSGIGLTRRDFLKMTGMATAAFLIPGILAKLYAANPGVKSMTTASQNQFVTDVLVIGGGMAGVFAAITAKEQGLNVTLVDKGTVGRSGATPWANTFAVFDEAQGHNREEWIAGVRSSSEYVNNLDWLDQMLDESKDRWDDIVSWGLTREDVRHPSLVLREKLLESGVKLVERTMITTLLTQDNNENGHVVGAMGFALDSEEAVVILAKSTIMCAGAGSFKAPGFPIHCLTSDGDAMAYRIGARITGKEWIDFHWTQAENPASCWTQWSRMWDTGVGQTNQVFTAGMTLDSAFAIHTGETSVNTSGGPPEGEGGTPPAGKGGTPPDGESGGGPPPGQSSGEQVLGAATGLGIHKAEGIWPTSMQGASDIPGLFAAGDGLGSMLCGSSYVGLGFSLSGSAVQGVAAGRGAVAYAQQADEPTLSEDAIASLQEAMFAPRERESGFSPAWVTQVLQNTMFPYFVLMVKHEDRLQAALSTITFLRENMAPRLIAKDAHELRLAHETENMLLNAEMKLRASLFRTESRGTHYREDYPARNDDEWLAWVLLQKGSDGQMTVTKEAIPDDWKPDLSIPYKERYTNRFPGELEFLGLA, from the coding sequence ATGAACACATTGAACCAAGGATCTGGAATAGGACTTACTCGCCGCGATTTTCTAAAGATGACAGGAATGGCAACGGCAGCTTTTCTGATACCAGGCATACTGGCAAAGTTGTACGCAGCTAATCCAGGCGTAAAGTCCATGACAACGGCCTCACAAAATCAGTTTGTCACTGATGTTTTAGTGATTGGCGGAGGGATGGCTGGGGTATTTGCGGCTATCACCGCCAAAGAACAGGGTCTCAATGTCACCCTGGTGGACAAGGGGACTGTCGGCCGTTCCGGTGCAACTCCCTGGGCCAACACGTTTGCCGTCTTTGATGAAGCGCAAGGGCACAATCGAGAGGAGTGGATTGCAGGTGTCCGGTCGAGTAGCGAATACGTCAACAACCTCGACTGGCTGGATCAAATGCTGGACGAGTCCAAAGATCGCTGGGACGACATTGTCTCCTGGGGTCTAACACGGGAAGATGTCCGGCACCCCAGCCTGGTGCTCAGGGAGAAACTCCTGGAGAGTGGGGTAAAACTCGTCGAACGCACCATGATAACCACCTTGTTGACGCAAGACAACAACGAGAACGGCCATGTTGTCGGGGCGATGGGCTTTGCACTAGACAGTGAAGAAGCCGTCGTGATTTTGGCCAAGTCTACCATCATGTGCGCCGGGGCGGGGTCTTTCAAAGCTCCTGGGTTCCCAATACATTGCCTGACTTCTGACGGTGACGCGATGGCTTACCGTATTGGCGCGCGCATCACCGGCAAGGAATGGATTGATTTTCACTGGACACAAGCCGAGAATCCGGCTTCTTGCTGGACCCAGTGGAGCAGGATGTGGGATACAGGCGTTGGACAAACGAACCAGGTATTTACTGCTGGGATGACGCTCGACAGCGCGTTTGCGATTCACACAGGTGAAACCTCTGTAAACACGTCCGGTGGCCCACCAGAAGGTGAAGGCGGTACCCCACCAGCCGGAAAAGGCGGTACCCCACCTGACGGGGAAAGTGGAGGTGGGCCACCCCCAGGCCAGAGCAGCGGGGAACAGGTGCTGGGCGCGGCCACCGGTCTGGGCATACACAAAGCCGAAGGAATCTGGCCCACCAGCATGCAGGGCGCCAGCGATATCCCAGGATTGTTTGCCGCGGGGGATGGGCTCGGTTCCATGCTGTGCGGTTCGAGTTATGTCGGGCTTGGCTTTTCTCTGAGCGGGTCCGCGGTCCAGGGGGTCGCAGCCGGCCGGGGTGCGGTTGCATATGCCCAACAGGCTGATGAACCCACTCTATCTGAGGACGCCATCGCCAGCTTGCAGGAAGCAATGTTTGCCCCCCGCGAACGCGAGAGTGGCTTTTCCCCGGCCTGGGTTACCCAGGTACTGCAAAACACGATGTTCCCTTACTTCGTGCTCATGGTTAAGCATGAGGATAGGTTGCAAGCAGCTCTTTCGACCATAACTTTCCTGCGGGAAAACATGGCACCGAGACTTATAGCCAAGGATGCACACGAACTGCGTCTGGCCCACGAAACTGAAAACATGCTCCTGAATGCCGAGATGAAACTGCGCGCCTCGTTGTTCCGCACAGAGAGTCGTGGCACGCACTACCGGGAAGATTATCCCGCCCGCAACGACGACGAATGGCTGGCCTGGGTCTTGTTGCAAAAGGGGTCGGACGGCCAGATGACCGTGACAAAAGAAGCAATTCCAGACGACTGGAAGCCCGACCTGAGTATCCCGTACAAAGAGCGTTACACCAATCGCTTCCCCGGCGAACTGGAATTCCTGGGGTTGGCCTGA
- a CDS encoding type I restriction-modification system subunit M, with the protein MSENTSSIVSKVWSFCNVLRDGGVSYGDYLEQLTYLIFLKMAEEYRKPPYNRDIGIPEEYTWDNLKQQRGAELDIHYKKLLEELGKKPGMLGQIFLKAQNKVSDPAMLYKVIDMIEKESWVMMGVDTKGEIYEGLLQKNAEDTKSGAGQYFTPRPLIRAMVQCLQPGPTKTIGDPCCGTGGFFLAAYDFLTSNHQLDREQSRFLKNKTFGGNEIVAGTRRLALMNMFLHNIGEIDGEPMISNSDALIADPGYRYDYILTNPPFGKKSSMTFTNEEGEQEKEDLTYNRQDFWTTTSNKQLNFVQHIHTILKTGGQAAVVLPDNVLFEGGAGETIRKKLLETTDLHTILRLPTGIFYANGVKANVLFFEAKPAAKEPWTKEVWIYDYRTNVHHTLKKNPMKFSDLEDFIKCYNPENRHSRIETWSEEAPEGRFRKFSYDEIAARDKTNLDIFWLKDKSLADLDNLPDPDILANEIIENMEASLASFKEIMLTINGESEEN; encoded by the coding sequence ATGTCTGAAAACACCTCATCCATCGTTTCCAAAGTCTGGAGCTTCTGCAACGTCCTGAGGGACGGGGGCGTGAGCTATGGCGATTATCTGGAACAGTTGACCTACCTCATATTCCTGAAAATGGCTGAAGAGTACAGAAAGCCGCCATATAACAGGGATATTGGTATCCCGGAGGAATACACCTGGGATAATTTGAAACAGCAGCGTGGAGCAGAACTCGATATTCACTACAAGAAGCTGTTAGAAGAGCTGGGGAAAAAACCGGGGATGCTCGGACAGATTTTCCTCAAAGCCCAGAACAAAGTCAGTGACCCTGCCATGCTGTACAAGGTCATTGATATGATCGAGAAAGAAAGCTGGGTCATGATGGGTGTTGACACCAAAGGAGAGATCTACGAGGGGCTCCTCCAGAAGAATGCAGAAGATACAAAAAGCGGAGCTGGCCAGTACTTCACCCCCAGGCCGCTCATCAGGGCAATGGTTCAGTGCCTCCAGCCCGGACCCACGAAGACAATCGGAGATCCCTGCTGCGGCACAGGCGGGTTCTTTTTAGCAGCTTACGACTTCCTTACCTCAAACCACCAGCTTGACCGGGAACAGAGCCGCTTCCTGAAAAACAAAACCTTTGGCGGAAATGAGATCGTCGCAGGGACCAGACGGCTTGCCCTGATGAACATGTTCCTGCACAACATCGGGGAAATTGACGGCGAGCCCATGATCTCCAATTCCGATGCTCTCATAGCCGACCCCGGTTATCGTTACGATTACATCCTCACAAACCCGCCTTTTGGAAAAAAGAGCAGCATGACCTTCACCAACGAAGAAGGCGAGCAGGAAAAAGAGGACCTCACCTACAACCGGCAGGACTTCTGGACAACCACAAGCAACAAGCAGCTCAACTTTGTGCAGCACATCCATACAATCCTCAAAACCGGCGGGCAGGCAGCAGTTGTATTGCCTGACAATGTCCTGTTCGAAGGCGGAGCCGGAGAGACCATCCGCAAAAAACTTCTTGAAACCACCGATCTGCACACAATCCTGCGCCTGCCAACAGGCATTTTTTATGCAAACGGCGTAAAGGCAAACGTGCTTTTCTTCGAAGCAAAACCCGCAGCTAAAGAGCCCTGGACAAAAGAAGTGTGGATCTACGACTACCGCACCAACGTGCATCACACATTGAAGAAGAACCCGATGAAATTTTCGGATCTTGAAGACTTTATTAAATGCTACAATCCCGAAAATCGCCACAGTCGTATAGAGACCTGGAGTGAAGAAGCTCCTGAGGGCAGGTTCCGAAAATTCAGCTATGATGAAATTGCAGCAAGGGATAAAACGAATCTGGATATCTTCTGGCTCAAAGACAAAAGCCTTGCTGACCTGGACAACCTTCCGGACCCTGATATTCTTGCAAACGAGATAATTGAGAATATGGAGGCTTCACTGGCAAGTTTCAAGGAGATTATGCTCACAATTAATGGGGAAAGTGAAGAGAATTAA
- a CDS encoding type I restriction endonuclease subunit R, with amino-acid sequence MINNQTPEQKARNDIDRKLNDSGWIVQEKSRIDWNASRGIAVKEYPTDVGPADYVLFVDKRPAGIIEAKRDDEGHRLTVVEEQSTGYASSKLKYLKNDPLPFVYESTGKLTRFTDQRDPKPRSRPVFSFLRPETFQEYLKKKPLRERFLDIPELCTEGLRDCQITAILNLEKSFKDNHPRALVQMATGSGKTYTAITFIYRLLKFADAKKVLFLVDTRNLGEQAEQEFMAYVPNDDNRKFTELYNVQRLRSSYISSDSQVCISTIQRLYSILKGEELDEKIEEENPAEKGWQPKEPPPVVYNEKIPIEEFDFVVIDECHRSIYNVWQQVLDYFDAFLIGLTATPDKRTFGFFNENVVSEYSHEEAVADGVNVGYDVYIIDTDISKNGGKIPAQEFVDKREKLTRKKRWEQLDEDFTYTSKKLDRDVVNPSQIRNVIRAFKENLHEIFPGRKEVPKTLIFAKNDSHADDIINILREEFNEGNDFCKKVTYKAEEDPKSVLGDFRNAYNPRIAVTVDMIATGTDVKPLECLLFMRDVKSLNYFEQMKGRGTRTLGYDDLKKVTESAVSAKTHFVIVDAVGVTKTLKTDSRPLERKRNTSLKDLLAAVTFGAQDEDLYVSLASRLARLNRQISEDERAIFAEKAKGKSINQTVKDLLSAYNPDIIDSGASELKQHQPEIQEADAKKKAQENLIDVARSTFSGDLNDYIENVRRVHEQIIDTLNTDTVLRAEWDKDAVAKADELVTDFKAYMEANKDEITALRIFYNQPYQRREVTFTMIKEVLDKLRLEKPHFAPFRIWQAYEQLEKVNGNSPKKELTALVSLIRRITEIDSVLTSYDQTVNRNFQDWVFKKQAGTLKFSEDQMNWLRTIKDYVANSFHLEIDDLDYTPFDALGGRGRMYQLFGDEMNMVLSELNEALAA; translated from the coding sequence GAACAATCAACCGGATATGCTTCAAGCAAGCTAAAGTACCTGAAAAATGACCCGCTTCCTTTTGTGTACGAGAGTACCGGAAAACTTACACGCTTTACAGATCAACGTGACCCGAAACCAAGGTCAAGACCTGTTTTTTCTTTCCTCCGACCTGAGACTTTTCAGGAATATCTCAAAAAGAAACCTTTGAGAGAGAGGTTCCTGGATATACCCGAATTGTGTACCGAAGGGCTTAGGGATTGCCAGATAACAGCGATTTTAAACCTTGAAAAATCCTTCAAGGACAACCACCCAAGGGCTCTGGTCCAGATGGCAACAGGTTCCGGAAAGACCTATACTGCTATAACTTTCATCTACCGATTACTAAAATTTGCGGATGCTAAAAAAGTGCTCTTCCTTGTTGATACCAGAAATTTGGGTGAGCAAGCAGAGCAGGAATTCATGGCTTATGTGCCCAATGACGATAACCGCAAATTCACCGAGCTGTACAATGTGCAGCGCCTGCGTTCCAGTTATATCTCCTCGGACAGCCAGGTGTGCATTTCCACAATTCAGCGGCTTTACTCTATTTTGAAGGGCGAGGAGCTGGACGAGAAAATCGAGGAAGAAAACCCTGCTGAGAAAGGATGGCAGCCAAAGGAACCGCCTCCTGTAGTATATAATGAGAAAATTCCCATTGAAGAGTTTGATTTTGTAGTCATAGACGAGTGCCATCGCTCCATATACAACGTGTGGCAGCAGGTTCTGGACTATTTCGATGCTTTTTTGATAGGCCTGACAGCAACACCTGATAAACGCACTTTCGGGTTTTTCAATGAGAATGTGGTGAGCGAGTACAGCCATGAAGAAGCTGTGGCAGACGGCGTAAATGTGGGCTATGATGTGTACATCATCGATACTGACATTAGCAAAAACGGGGGTAAGATACCTGCTCAGGAGTTCGTGGACAAGCGGGAAAAACTGACCCGTAAAAAACGCTGGGAACAACTGGACGAAGATTTCACCTATACTTCAAAAAAGCTGGACAGGGATGTGGTAAATCCCAGCCAGATAAGAAATGTGATACGGGCATTTAAGGAAAATTTACATGAGATCTTCCCTGGCAGAAAGGAAGTTCCAAAAACCCTGATTTTTGCCAAGAACGACAGCCATGCCGATGATATTATCAATATCCTGCGGGAAGAATTCAATGAAGGCAATGACTTTTGCAAGAAAGTGACCTACAAAGCGGAAGAAGACCCCAAATCGGTGCTGGGAGATTTCCGCAATGCTTACAATCCCAGAATAGCGGTTACGGTGGACATGATTGCCACGGGAACGGATGTTAAGCCTCTGGAATGCCTGCTGTTTATGAGGGATGTCAAGAGCCTGAATTATTTTGAGCAGATGAAGGGACGGGGTACACGGACCCTGGGCTATGATGACCTGAAAAAGGTGACAGAATCGGCTGTTTCGGCCAAGACGCATTTTGTAATTGTGGATGCCGTTGGCGTTACAAAGACCCTGAAAACTGACAGCCGGCCTCTGGAACGAAAACGGAATACGTCACTGAAAGACCTGCTGGCAGCAGTAACTTTTGGCGCTCAGGACGAAGACCTTTACGTTTCTCTGGCTTCCCGGCTTGCAAGGCTGAACCGGCAGATAAGTGAGGACGAAAGAGCAATTTTTGCCGAGAAAGCGAAGGGAAAATCTATCAACCAGACCGTGAAGGACCTGCTCAGTGCATATAACCCTGATATCATTGATTCCGGAGCTTCTGAGCTTAAACAGCACCAGCCGGAAATTCAGGAAGCTGATGCAAAGAAAAAGGCACAGGAAAACCTGATTGATGTTGCCAGGTCCACTTTTTCCGGAGACCTGAACGATTATATCGAAAACGTCCGCAGAGTCCATGAGCAGATAATCGATACCTTGAACACCGACACCGTGCTCAGAGCCGAATGGGACAAAGACGCTGTGGCAAAGGCGGATGAGCTGGTCACGGACTTTAAGGCATATATGGAAGCTAACAAAGACGAGATCACAGCCCTGAGAATTTTCTACAACCAGCCCTACCAGCGCAGGGAAGTTACTTTTACGATGATAAAAGAGGTGCTGGATAAACTGAGACTGGAAAAGCCCCATTTCGCCCCCTTCAGGATCTGGCAGGCTTACGAGCAACTGGAAAAGGTGAACGGAAATTCTCCGAAAAAAGAACTCACAGCTCTGGTTTCCCTTATCCGCAGAATAACCGAAATCGACTCTGTGCTGACCTCCTACGACCAGACCGTAAACCGGAACTTCCAGGACTGGGTATTTAAAAAACAGGCAGGGACCCTGAAATTCAGTGAAGATCAGATGAACTGGCTCCGAACGATAAAAGATTATGTGGCTAACAGCTTCCATCTGGAAATAGATGACCTTGACTACACTCCTTTTGATGCTCTCGGCGGGCGCGGCAGGATGTACCAGCTCTTTGGGGACGAGATGAATATGGTTCTCAGTGAATTGAATGAGGCTCTGGCGGCGTGA
- a CDS encoding 4Fe-4S dicluster domain-containing protein, translated as MVIKMIDPGTCIGCGTCVATCPTDVIRMNYQTKHAVIMYPEDCEICHMCVNFCPVDAITVTEDKSMPILIAWG; from the coding sequence ATGGTTATCAAAATGATCGACCCAGGTACGTGCATCGGCTGTGGCACCTGTGTGGCCACCTGTCCTACCGATGTGATTCGCATGAATTACCAAACCAAACACGCAGTGATAATGTACCCCGAAGACTGTGAGATCTGTCATATGTGCGTGAACTTCTGCCCGGTGGACGCCATAACCGTCACAGAGGACAAATCTATGCCCATTCTAATCGCCTGGGGATAA
- a CDS encoding winged helix-turn-helix transcriptional regulator, giving the protein MFGENGGEKWGEKWGEKLGEKLGEKLGEKWGEKQLEIILEILNDPQISIVELSRRIGISSNAIENNITKFKEKGILKRVGPAKGGHWEVDPELSTFLNKT; this is encoded by the coding sequence ATGTTCGGAGAAAACGGTGGTGAAAAGTGGGGTGAAAAGTGGGGAGAAAAGTTGGGTGAAAAGTTGGGTGAAAAGTTGGGTGAAAAGTGGGGTGAAAAACAACTGGAGATTATTTTGGAAATACTAAATGACCCTCAGATCTCAATTGTGGAACTAAGCCGAAGAATTGGAATTAGTTCTAATGCTATTGAAAACAACATCACAAAATTCAAAGAGAAGGGCATTTTGAAACGTGTAGGTCCTGCGAAAGGTGGGCATTGGGAAGTTGATCCAGAACTTTCCACTTTCCTTAACAAAACTTAA